In the genome of Treponema pedis, one region contains:
- a CDS encoding transglutaminase domain-containing protein yields MSNKFFYLFKKFFIFRFFIFLLTLGSIAAGILFIVSFTVRMPVITSVLPQVVESGSIIKIEGKHFGNKFNSSWVQIGDSIIQSENCDLWTEDKIEFKFPEYQSAGLLYVVVQNKKSNPSFLAAASEIPVIADRFILSEVPSINALSKDFAEVGSIIKIIGENFGGSRGNSQVMFIPNFTPDMISKIEKGEDVGASFCSNSDFDFITWTNEELQIRVPDGADSGAIAVLTSKGLSNAVPFRLKNRLGTKTRANKKNLVVAAEVDVSNIRAEEKNTLFLKVPLPVETYSQRGIEILSINPAPFVKNYQGASIHQYENSGSSTRLHIRQEYSVNSYEVTTKINPVNVRVGQKQNTALYNAYAIATEFIPANNEVIQKTAESIVQNEKNPYNKVKRIYNYLLNNLDIIPSSPLNSGSSPVNALTEKRADTYDAAILFVSLVRACGIPAQPVAGIIVDVSQTSYSHWWAEFYLEGFGWVPVDVGMAKAIPFDMGIPQKENWYFGNIDAFRVAFSYGKTLQTPMASNSKTAAKERSYSFSSSMEEFLGIVSYNSVWKVPKVIAVY; encoded by the coding sequence ATGAGTAATAAGTTCTTCTATCTGTTTAAAAAATTTTTTATTTTTAGATTTTTTATTTTTCTTTTGACTTTGGGAAGTATTGCGGCAGGTATTTTATTTATAGTTTCTTTTACGGTACGAATGCCTGTAATTACTTCGGTTTTGCCGCAGGTTGTGGAATCCGGCTCAATAATTAAAATAGAAGGGAAACATTTCGGTAATAAATTTAATTCATCATGGGTACAAATAGGAGATTCTATCATTCAGTCGGAAAATTGTGATTTATGGACTGAAGATAAAATAGAATTTAAATTCCCCGAATACCAATCGGCAGGGCTTTTATATGTAGTTGTACAAAATAAAAAATCCAACCCCTCTTTTTTGGCTGCGGCTTCGGAGATTCCCGTAATTGCGGATAGATTTATATTAAGTGAGGTTCCCTCAATAAACGCATTAAGCAAGGATTTTGCGGAAGTCGGAAGTATTATTAAAATCATAGGGGAAAATTTCGGCGGCTCGCGCGGAAATTCTCAAGTAATGTTTATTCCCAATTTTACACCCGACATGATTTCAAAAATCGAAAAGGGTGAAGATGTGGGCGCTTCTTTTTGTTCAAATTCCGATTTTGATTTTATAACATGGACAAATGAAGAACTTCAAATTCGAGTACCTGACGGTGCCGATTCCGGAGCTATAGCGGTATTGACTTCCAAGGGATTAAGTAATGCCGTTCCTTTTAGGTTAAAAAACAGGTTAGGCACAAAAACCCGCGCAAATAAAAAAAACCTTGTAGTTGCAGCGGAAGTTGATGTTTCCAATATACGTGCTGAAGAAAAAAACACTCTTTTTTTAAAAGTTCCTCTTCCGGTTGAAACTTATTCTCAACGCGGTATTGAGATTCTTTCAATAAATCCTGCTCCGTTTGTAAAAAATTACCAAGGAGCTTCAATTCATCAATATGAAAATTCAGGCTCTTCCACCAGACTTCATATAAGACAGGAATATAGTGTAAATTCTTATGAAGTTACAACTAAAATTAATCCTGTAAATGTTCGTGTAGGGCAGAAACAAAATACCGCCTTATATAATGCTTATGCGATTGCAACCGAATTTATTCCTGCAAATAACGAAGTTATTCAAAAAACGGCAGAATCAATCGTTCAAAATGAAAAAAATCCTTATAATAAAGTAAAAAGAATTTATAATTATCTTTTGAATAATTTGGATATAATCCCAAGTTCGCCTCTTAATTCCGGTTCTTCTCCCGTAAATGCTCTTACAGAAAAAAGAGCCGATACTTATGATGCCGCAATTTTATTTGTGTCTCTTGTACGGGCTTGCGGAATTCCGGCACAGCCTGTTGCAGGTATCATTGTTGATGTTTCACAAACTTCATATTCTCATTGGTGGGCCGAATTTTATCTTGAAGGGTTCGGCTGGGTTCCTGTAGATGTAGGAATGGCTAAGGCTATTCCCTTTGATATGGGAATACCTCAAAAAGAAAATTGGTACTTCGGCAATATTGACGCATTTAGAGTCGCTTTTTCTTACGGAAAAACTTTGCAAACTCCTATGGCTTCCAACAGCAAAACGGCTGCAAAAGAAAGGTCTTATTCTTTCAGTTCAAGTATGGAAGAATTTTTAGGTATTGTTTCTTACAATTCCGTGTGGAAGGTTCCTAAGGTTATTGCCGTTTATTAA
- a CDS encoding anti-sigma factor family protein has product MMSICPDKDLYSVYVDGELPSPWKEKLEAHLNDCAECRAVVNSYRNLSLKLATAGAPELDIESSFLRLCEKRQAALNKAKITEKKENWFYKSVKIPIPALAAAALFLFVFTPMLIMNTNKDVQYETATVSNFKPIVPAANITAETPKKFNFTDFHTLGIKNSNFTVSTQKRVINFDNFTNLYLPVDMGYGGNIMNIKMPGFGSAPVKDTEQFDITFVKNE; this is encoded by the coding sequence ATGATGTCTATATGCCCGGATAAAGATTTATACTCTGTTTATGTTGACGGAGAGCTGCCTTCCCCGTGGAAGGAAAAACTCGAAGCCCATTTAAATGATTGTGCCGAGTGCCGTGCGGTTGTAAATTCATATAGGAATTTAAGTCTTAAATTGGCAACTGCGGGAGCTCCCGAATTGGATATTGAAAGTTCATTTTTACGTTTATGCGAAAAACGTCAAGCCGCCTTAAATAAGGCTAAAATCACGGAAAAAAAAGAAAACTGGTTTTATAAATCCGTAAAGATTCCTATTCCGGCTTTGGCCGCCGCCGCCTTATTTTTATTTGTATTTACCCCTATGTTAATTATGAATACCAATAAAGATGTGCAGTACGAAACGGCAACGGTTTCAAATTTTAAACCGATAGTTCCTGCCGCAAATATCACCGCGGAAACTCCTAAAAAATTTAATTTCACAGATTTTCATACTTTAGGTATAAAAAATTCCAATTTTACGGTAAGTACACAAAAGAGGGTAATAAATTTTGATAATTTTACAAATCTTTATTTACCTGTTGATATGGGATACGGCGGAAATATAATGAATATAAAAATGCCCGGATTCGGCTCCGCACCTGTAAAAGATACCGAACAGTTCGATATTACATTTGTAAAAAATGAGTAA
- a CDS encoding RNA polymerase sigma factor, which yields MLRAAVDEDFQVIYKALMQVIYNVSYNIVREADAAEDICHDSLIKMSEKQMEFPSLDDAKYWLIRVARNASLNYVKRRARERKAYAKAFKEDTRKAETGEEAVLKKETINYVQDAMEKLPKNLRAVLQLKEYGSLNYKEIGSILGITEGNVKVRVFRAREQLSKYMGENDVYMPG from the coding sequence ATGCTTAGGGCTGCCGTTGATGAAGATTTTCAAGTAATTTATAAGGCTCTTATGCAAGTAATTTATAATGTTTCATATAATATTGTAAGAGAGGCCGACGCTGCGGAAGATATTTGTCATGATTCTTTAATTAAGATGAGTGAAAAACAAATGGAATTCCCTTCATTAGACGATGCAAAATACTGGCTAATTAGGGTTGCAAGAAATGCATCGCTGAATTATGTAAAAAGACGCGCTAGAGAACGGAAGGCTTATGCAAAAGCATTTAAAGAAGATACCAGAAAAGCCGAAACGGGAGAAGAGGCGGTTTTAAAAAAAGAAACAATAAATTATGTTCAAGATGCCATGGAAAAGTTGCCTAAAAATTTAAGGGCTGTGCTTCAATTAAAAGAATATGGAAGTCTTAACTATAAAGAAATCGGCAGCATTCTGGGAATAACCGAAGGAAATGTAAAAGTACGCGTGTTTAGAGCCCGCGAACAATTATCCAAATATATGGGGGAAAATGATGTCTATATGCCCGGATAA